In the Pelotomaculum isophthalicicum JI genome, one interval contains:
- a CDS encoding deoxycytidylate deaminase yields the protein MERPGWDQYFMEITRVVANRSTCLRRHVGAVLVKDKRILASGYNGAPAGLKHCLEIGCLRERLGVPSGERHELCRGLHAEQNAVIQAAVHGIAIRDSVCYVTHQPCLLCAKIMINAGVGKVVFQGDYPDPLAQEVFEEAGVELMRYV from the coding sequence ATGGAACGGCCGGGTTGGGACCAGTATTTCATGGAAATTACCAGAGTTGTGGCCAACCGGTCTACCTGTTTGCGGCGGCATGTCGGCGCCGTCCTCGTTAAAGACAAGCGTATCTTGGCCAGTGGTTATAACGGGGCTCCCGCCGGATTAAAGCATTGCCTGGAAATCGGCTGTTTGCGCGAACGGCTGGGCGTACCTTCAGGCGAGCGTCATGAGCTTTGCCGCGGCTTGCATGCGGAGCAAAATGCCGTGATTCAGGCTGCCGTGCATGGCATCGCCATCAGAGATTCAGTATGCTACGTTACCCACCAGCCCTGCCTGCTCTGCGCCAAAATTATGATTAACGCCGGTGTCGGGAAAGTGGTCTTTCAGGGTGATTACCCCGACCCCCTGGCTCAGGAAGTATTTGAGGAAGCAGGAGTGGAATTGATGAGATATGTTTAA
- the wecB gene encoding non-hydrolyzing UDP-N-acetylglucosamine 2-epimerase: protein MLKVITVFGTRPEAIKMAPLVKELAKHRDGIDCKVAVTAQHREMLDQVLELFEIAPDYDLDIMRRQQSLFDITSRALTGLQEVFQKEKPDLVLVHGDTTTTFVAALAAYYLQIPVGHVEAGLRTRDKFSPFPEEINRHLTGVLADLHFAPTANAKQNLLSEGVSGESIYVTGNTVIDALLATVRPDYVFADQVLSRIDYGSRRVLLVTTHRRENLGEPMREIYRALREVTESYDDVEVIFPVHKNPLVRSVVEEELGGQNRIHLIEPLDYQPFANLINCSYLVLSDSGGLQEEAPALGKPVLVLRNTTERPEAVDAGTVRLVGTGREAVASETRRLLEEHEYYGKMANAVNPYGDGLASKRIVQAIKHKFGISKEPMQEFCPS from the coding sequence TTGCTGAAAGTGATCACAGTCTTCGGGACCAGGCCTGAAGCGATCAAAATGGCTCCGTTGGTAAAAGAGCTGGCAAAACACCGGGATGGGATAGATTGTAAAGTGGCAGTCACCGCCCAACACCGGGAGATGCTGGATCAGGTGCTTGAATTGTTTGAAATAGCGCCTGACTACGACCTGGATATTATGCGCCGGCAACAAAGCCTTTTTGACATTACCAGCCGGGCGCTGACCGGGCTGCAGGAGGTTTTTCAAAAAGAGAAACCCGATCTTGTTCTGGTCCATGGCGATACAACCACCACCTTTGTGGCCGCCTTGGCTGCTTACTATCTGCAAATACCGGTGGGGCATGTTGAGGCCGGTCTGCGGACCCGAGACAAGTTTTCGCCCTTTCCGGAGGAAATCAACCGCCACCTGACCGGCGTGCTGGCCGACCTGCATTTTGCCCCCACGGCTAACGCCAAGCAAAACCTGCTTAGTGAAGGTGTGTCTGGTGAAAGTATTTATGTGACAGGAAATACTGTGATCGATGCCCTGCTTGCCACCGTGCGGCCGGACTACGTTTTCGCCGATCAAGTATTGAGCCGGATTGATTACGGCAGCCGCAGAGTCCTGCTGGTGACGACCCACCGCAGGGAGAATCTGGGCGAACCGATGCGCGAGATATACCGCGCGCTACGGGAGGTCACGGAAAGCTACGATGATGTGGAAGTAATTTTTCCGGTGCATAAAAACCCTCTGGTCAGAAGCGTGGTGGAAGAAGAACTGGGCGGGCAAAACCGGATTCATTTGATTGAACCCCTGGATTACCAGCCTTTTGCCAACTTAATCAACTGCAGTTATCTTGTTTTGAGCGACTCCGGCGGCCTCCAGGAAGAAGCGCCCGCGTTAGGCAAGCCCGTTTTAGTGCTTCGCAACACAACCGAGCGGCCTGAGGCGGTGGATGCCGGTACTGTCCGGTTGGTGGGCACAGGCAGAGAGGCGGTGGCGTCCGAAACCAGGCGCTTGCTGGAGGAGCACGAATATTACGGAAAAATGGCCAACGCCGTCAACCCCTATGGCGACGGGCTCGCGTCCAAAAGAATTGTTCAGGCGATTAAGCACAAGTTTGGTATTTCTAAAGAACCCATGCAAGAGTTCTGTCCTTCTTAA
- a CDS encoding AtpZ/AtpI family protein has product MQKKKDYNKDIEKRDQRWALQAMGLTTAIGTELAVTVVSGYYCGLYLDRHFGTGPWLMLAGVIAGIAIGITGIYKTLQRFFAERK; this is encoded by the coding sequence ATGCAGAAGAAAAAAGACTATAATAAAGATATAGAGAAACGGGACCAACGGTGGGCGCTTCAGGCAATGGGTTTAACCACGGCTATCGGCACGGAGCTCGCTGTTACGGTTGTGTCCGGTTATTACTGCGGGCTGTACTTGGACCGCCATTTTGGCACCGGGCCCTGGCTCATGCTGGCTGGGGTTATTGCCGGTATAGCCATCGGGATTACTGGTATATATAAAACCTTGCAGAGGTTTTTTGCGGAGAGGAAGTAA
- a CDS encoding ATP synthase subunit I — MRDWDFAGQLARTLRISGFLLAFYCLLLLLQPGNPVVWGLLVGTATGMWNAFFLSKRLHAAVKAGLPRAGSQVMAGVFLRLVIIMVVLYFVSRTGFANIYAAAAGIFVVSCIFTFSVAGNLLKEASLAGSLRYKSVTTRGPGVRSQESE, encoded by the coding sequence ATGCGGGACTGGGATTTTGCTGGCCAGTTAGCCAGGACATTGCGCATATCCGGCTTTCTTTTAGCATTCTATTGTCTCTTGCTGTTGCTGCAACCGGGAAATCCCGTTGTATGGGGTTTACTCGTAGGCACAGCTACGGGTATGTGGAATGCTTTTTTTCTGAGCAAAAGGCTGCATGCCGCTGTCAAGGCCGGATTGCCCCGCGCCGGTAGTCAGGTGATGGCCGGAGTTTTCTTGCGGCTTGTCATCATCATGGTGGTTCTTTATTTTGTCTCCAGAACAGGCTTTGCCAATATCTACGCCGCCGCGGCCGGTATATTTGTGGTTTCCTGCATCTTTACCTTCAGCGTCGCGGGCAACTTGCTTAAGGAAGCCAGTCTTGCTGGCTCTTTGAGATATAAATCAGTAACTACTCGGGGGCCAGGAGTCAGAAGCCAGGAGTCAGAATGA
- the atpB gene encoding F0F1 ATP synthase subunit A — MLSLEEVESRVDVWGEVFHLWGKDEHGHEILWNLTIGGTQLQFIPKVMIMTWLTMILVMLFAVIATRNLDMRRPRGAQNILEMMFEGIRNLVNQNMDIQKGASIIGVVVTFFIFILFSNLLGLVPTLSSPTANPNTTFALSLTTFALMYYFGIKYKGAGYFKHFFQPYVFFLPINLIEEFSKPVTLAFRLFGNIYGGEVMLAVLLGLFGVWVHFLGGFIASVVWLAFSIFVGCIQAFIFTMLSIVYISIATSEH, encoded by the coding sequence ATGTTAAGCCTAGAAGAAGTCGAAAGCAGGGTGGATGTTTGGGGTGAAGTTTTTCATCTCTGGGGGAAAGATGAGCATGGGCATGAAATTCTTTGGAATTTAACCATCGGCGGTACTCAACTGCAATTTATCCCGAAAGTGATGATAATGACCTGGCTGACGATGATCCTGGTGATGTTGTTTGCCGTTATCGCCACGCGGAACTTGGACATGAGGCGGCCGCGCGGAGCGCAAAATATCTTGGAGATGATGTTTGAAGGGATCAGGAACCTGGTCAACCAGAACATGGACATACAAAAAGGGGCAAGTATTATTGGTGTTGTGGTGACATTTTTTATCTTCATCCTGTTTTCCAACTTGCTTGGCCTTGTGCCGACGCTGAGTTCCCCGACAGCCAATCCGAACACCACTTTCGCGCTGTCTCTGACTACTTTCGCGCTTATGTATTATTTTGGGATAAAATATAAAGGCGCCGGCTACTTTAAACATTTCTTTCAACCGTATGTCTTTTTCCTTCCTATTAACTTAATAGAAGAATTTTCCAAACCGGTGACGCTGGCCTTCCGTCTTTTCGGGAATATTTATGGCGGCGAAGTCATGTTGGCGGTATTGCTGGGATTGTTTGGAGTATGGGTTCACTTTTTGGGGGGCTTCATCGCATCGGTGGTTTGGCTGGCCTTCAGTATCTTCGTGGGCTGCATCCAGGCGTTTATCTTCACCATGCTTTCTATCGTTTACATTTCCATAGCTACCTCGGAGCACTAG
- the atpE gene encoding F0F1 ATP synthase subunit C, with translation MENQMLQAGAAIGTAIAIGLGACGAAIGDGVMTGKAIEAIARQPEARGSTMTLLFISLGLIEALPVIAIVIAFMLWGKVGG, from the coding sequence ATGGAAAACCAAATGTTACAAGCTGGAGCCGCTATTGGAACTGCTATCGCAATTGGCTTGGGCGCATGCGGCGCTGCTATTGGTGACGGTGTCATGACCGGTAAAGCGATTGAGGCGATCGCCCGCCAACCGGAAGCCAGGGGATCAACAATGACCCTGCTGTTTATTTCTCTTGGTCTGATCGAAGCTCTGCCGGTTATCGCGATTGTTATTGCCTTCATGCTGTGGGGCAAGGTTGGTGGCTGA